The Nicotiana tomentosiformis chromosome 2, ASM39032v3, whole genome shotgun sequence genome includes the window AAAGATAAGGGATGAGGTGAGGAAGGTGCTTTCTATTCCTTCTTCCTGGAGTCTTTCATCTGCCCCCTCTTCCGAATTCCCATGCAAAACTTCAGGCGCCAAGCATCAACAATCGACTCTGGCAATGAATATATCAAACCCCACAGAAGAGAATGGGGCCAGTAAGGCGTACACCTTGGCTCATAACCTATCCATCGCAGGCCAGCCCGAGCATAACCATCAGTCGAGGGAACAAAAAATGAAGATCTTTTGATCGACGCCATTTTTGTTGCCACATACAACGGCACCTATATTTGGAGAAGAAAGAATGATGTTACATGAAGTGAAAATAGTTCAGTACACATTATATAACTTCCTGACACAGAAGATATGGCAGTTTTAAACAGAGAAAGGAAAATTAAGAAAATGTAAAGGAGGAGGTCAGAATGTCCTCCAACTTTGATAAGAGCTTGTTCAGCGCATTTGTTGATGAAGTTGAACTAGACGCCACCAGACAACTTCATTTACCATAAAAAGAAGTTGCTCCTAATGCTTAGTAATAATAGAAGAGCAAGTTGTAGGTAGAATTctgatttatatttatcaaaaatacaTGAATTAAAAAATTCAATGTTATAATATCAACAATATTCCAATTTCCCCATCATCCCCCGCCACACACTTAGCCTCACATCTTCATCCATaatgaataactagtaacaataaACTCTTCAAGCAAACACCCATATGTGGTGCCCTTTCTAAGATTTGGATATAAAGACTATATTTTTATGCTTCTATTGTGTATTTCAGATTGTGGAATAAATTTATCAAAGAGCAAAAGACAGCAGATAAAAGGCCTTCCACTGAAGTACCAAGAACAAAAGTAGAATCCAGAGTGTTAGGATATAACACATTTAATAATCTTCACATAGGACTTATACTCTAGCATAACAAAATTCAACAACTTTCATATTGACAAGAAAATGGGATCAAAAGACAGTAAGTGCAGCCAAATGATCACCCTGATATGTGGAGTGATTATGGTCCTAATCCAAAAATATTGGGACTCTGTAGTTCCAGACTCATAACTATTAAGAAGTAATATCCTGTAAGTCCTAAGTAAGTTTAAACTTTTTCAGTCAAGTAAATTTTTTTTATACCATGCTATACGTGGGGGTTACTTAAGGACAAGAATAAGTGTGTAGAAGCATGGAGCTCATTAGACCGGGCATGAAGGACAATTCCTCATCCAAATCCAAACAACACAAGATACCAATACATTAATCATGTGGTGAGTCATATAAAAAATACCAAATGAAGAAGCAGATAAACTCTGGTTTACaataaaaaagcaaaaaaaaaaaactgcaaGTGAACAAAGTGTATAACATATACCTGACATTGCACATCAATCCCACTCTTCTTGTACTCTACATACAGGCATCTAGAGAACTGATCAACGTATCTGAAAAATAGATCCAACAAATCCACGCAGCACATAAGAATATTACGGAACAATAATATTATGTGCTTAAACATTCAAAATCTTGCTAAAACATCGTCAGTATCATAAAATGAGGAATAAGTGGGAAGCATTAAGTGAGAACTTTCATCTTTGTCATTTGCATGCCACATTGCATGGCATCAACTTTGCATAGATTGCATGTCAAGTTATTTCTTAAGAAAGCACTATCTTCCAACTTCTTAGGTTTACCATCCTTCGAATTTCAGCAATGCACTGGCTTCAagttgaaggggagccttggagcaacagtAAAGTTGTACCTGTGTGACCTATagatcacgggttcgagccgtgaaatcaGCCACTGATGCTTGCATCATGGTAGGTTGCCTACGTCACACCCCATTGGGGTGCGGCACTCGCCCTTCCCTAGACCGCCGTGAACGCGGGATGCTTCGTGCACCAAGTTGTCCTTTTTACctatgttgcgcggactctccaaaatgctgccgcacccgtgtcaaatcctccaaaaatacactactTTTGAATGATCCGACACGCACCCAATGACATTTTTGGAGAGTCCGAACAACATAGCTTTTTACTGGCTTCCAGTTGCTAACTAAACACCCTATTTTTTGGTCTGTGGAGAGAGGAAGGCCAACTGAGGAAATTGGTTGGTCAAGTGGGGTCACAAAGAAGAAGAGTGCATGGAGGAGCAATTACTAAGGGATACAACCACTATGGATATCTGTATGTATGTAGTAGACAGTTATGTTTGGAGGTGAAATTGGGATGATGGGAGGGCATTGAAGAAGAAAGAATATAAGAGCTACTAATTAATATAAAAGATTCATCGCAAAACAAGAACAAAGAGGTACTAATTAATATGATGTTGGATGTCATTCCTTGTACAGTAACCCAATCCCCATTCCCTATTTCCAGAATCAATTTAACTTCTACAGAAATTCATGTAACTTTACTGTCGGAACAAGTTGTCCTCTTTCTTTACTTTGCTTTGAGAAAAATAGAGGATATCCGGACTCATGTCATCCAATAATACAGCAAATTCCGGAAATGAGGACATCTCAGTATGCAAAGTGAACTGTCAAGTTTTTCACTTCAAACCTCCCCTTATATAGAGCTACCACATATGAAATCATACGCTTACAAGAGGGGTTGCTCAGATGGTCAGCACTCCCCACCTACAACCTCAAGTTCGTGGGTTCGAGTCACCAAAGGAGCAATAGCTCCAACAAAAGGGGATCAAAGGGGacgagaattaaaaaaaaaaacttcatCCATAACACAAGTTTTATTTTGCGTGTGTACATTAACATGAATATCAACTCTTATAGTTTATATGCAAGAACTTTTACCAATTTCTAAATGGCTTTAAagtttatcaacttatgtataaCTTTTGCCTTTTTCTACTAAGTTTCAACTAAGATGCAATCATTTTGCTACAATTCAATCCAAAAGGAACCTCAAAACTAACTATAACCTAAAATCTTATAAATTAGAATTTCCAAAAGAGAATTAAAGACAGATAAAAGCAGCTAAAGAGTGTGCAAAACTTACGCTTTAGTAGCAGCATAAACAGCATAAAGGGGATCAGAGGGGATAACAATTGCAGCACCAGAACCAATATTAACAATAGCACCTTTTTTCCTCTTCAACATACCAGGCAAAACAGCTTGAGTAACCTTAGTAGTCCCTTCCACATTAACTTTAATCAAATCAGCCAATAACTTATCATCCACTTCATGAAAAAATCTAGCATAAGGATACGAAACCCCAACATTATTAATCAAAACACCAACATCTAACCCTTCAATTGTCTCCTTAATCTTCTTAACCCCTTCATCCAAATCACCAGAAAAATCAACAACCACTGATTTAATCTGGATTTGTCCATACTTAGCCTTAATTGAATCAGAAACGTCTTTCAATTTATCAGGATTACGACCCACAAGAACTAAATTAAGTCCTTTTCTAGCTAATTGAAAAGCAAAGCCTTTTCCTATACCATCAGTGGGCCCAGTAACAAGTGCCCATGACCCATATTTCTTGAGATTTTTGCCAGGTCTAAGGAAATTAACATAGACCCATTTGAGAAAGATGATTGAAAAGCATAAGATTTTTAAAGAAcctaaagaaagaagaaaaagaagccaAAAAGGCTGAGATTTGAGCTGATGATAGATGCAAGTTTCCATTGTGTGATGTGCAAGTGGAACAGAAACAGTACAAGATTTGTGCAGCTAAATATAGATCTAAAGATTGGATTTTTGAGCGTTACGTACGAAGATTGGGGTTTAATATTAGCACAATCTATTGCACGTGGTTGGGCACAGCTGGGAGAATGGAACAGGGCTATGAGTGTTTAAAGAGCTACTATTGGATTTATTGTTAGGAGGAGACGGTTGGCCATTTAATAGGTGGCCAAATGGAAATTATTGTTTCGAAAGTCAAAGCTGGATCTTATATTATGGTTTGTTGAAGTTAGATGAACAAAAATTGGTATCGCCTTAGACTTAGGTGACCCATCCTGAGATACCAAATCTATTTCTTTTGGGAAAATCAGAAAAATACCCtgatttagaaaaatagtcattgTTTTAAACTAATCgaaattttatcatttttcaTGTGAAGATAAAATTTGAACAAGAACATTTTTTAAAATCcggaaaattccagcataatatgttggaattcaaattttttttacatatgagattccagtATAATGTGATGGAATTTCATAATGTGTTGGAGTTCTAACATAATATGCTCGAAGTTTATATCCAGGAGTTCCAAtgtccagcatattatactagaTTTTTTCGAGTGctagagttccaacataatatgctagaagtttatACATATGAGATCCATAactcagcatattatgctgaaactttccgtgtttcagcaaaatagtgattattttcaatgactttgcaaacgctgactatttttcaattatcagtcaCAAAACTGACTAACCCGTGCTATTTTCACATTTCTCTTTTGTGTGTAATCAAAGTATACAAAACTTGGTCCGAATTCGAATTTATATTGTGcaaattctttaaaaattaactCTTTATCAGAAGTTTCTTTATTAAAGTCCGTTTTATTTTTGCGTtggttttattttattgtacagGTAGTTATTTTTTAACATATTTCTGTGACTGCTTGGGAGTGAAATCCACTGTTAGTATTTCAACTGTTATGTATGAAATTCACTGTTAATATTCGGGCGATAAAagatatgtatgatggagctaagactcgggttaggactgtGGGAGGGAACTCGGAGCCTTTCCCGATAGTtacgtgtgatgacccaaaaagtcatcttatgttttagaactcgaatctacgctcttaagctttaaaaatctcattttatcctcctcgatttgcgtgcgcagtccgagcatgtttccgaaaaacttttatgtcgaaaattgatgaaaataagaatttttgccttaaaagttgattttaattgacttcggtcaatatttttggtaaacgggcccgaatccgtattttgacggtcccggtgggtccgtatcgaattatgggacctggacgtatgcccggaatcgaattcggaggtccctaactcgagttatgaatttttgataaaaatttaaaagtctaaaaattaattatttttaagaattggttgatgtttggcacTGTTGATACcgagtccgtattttagtttcggagcccggtataggtctaaTATAATATtcatgacttatctgtgaaatttggtgagaaacagagttgatttgacgtgattcgaacgtccgaTTGTggaaataggaattttaaagctttcttgaaaatttcattcgatttggtgctaaattcgtagttttaggtgttattttggagatttgatcacgcgagctagttcgtatgatatttttagacttgtgtgcatgtttggtttggagccccgagggctcggatgaatttcggataggttacaggatgttttggactaagaaaatctggtatttttgttGTATCTGGTGTCTACTATGTtgcgcttcgcgatcgcgtagtcactctcatgatcgcgaaggggaaactaGACTGGAGaggattttactctacgcgaacgcgagaccatggtcgcgaacgcggagcattgggggggagttgctctacgcgaacgcgacccgtcgaacgcgtagctttagctaggctgggcaggggacctgggaaaccctatgcgaacgcgagccttgtctcgcgaacgcgaaggcaaggcgggctaagccttcgcgaacgcgtaaggccTCCCGTGATCGCGTAAGTGCTTAGgaggctgctcttcgcgaacgcgacagtgttcacgcgatcgcgatgaacactgtcgcccagcacttaacagaatccgaAAACGAGAATTGGCCATTaactcattttctcaaaaatcaaacgggCTAGAAACGATTTTCAAGAGATATTTTCTTCctcaaagtattggtaagtgattctaaaccattttctttcaattacccattatatttcatgaattttcaacctaaaatctagagttttcatgataaaattaggggtttgggtagaaactaggaatttcagaaatttagggatttagacctcaatttgaggtcggattccaaaattaattatatatccgggctcgggggtgaatgggtaaatagattttggtccgaacttagggttttgaccaagcgggcccggggtcgatttttgactttttggagaaaaaattgagaaatttaatttatacaatataattaatttctttagcaatatttgatattattgagtcatttttgaatagataggagtggtttggaggtgaattctagaggaaaagctgtgattgagaattaagtggcattcggagcaaggtaagtattgtgtctaaccctgacttgggggaattaggaacctcagattatttgctatgtgaaattcatgtgagcggcgtatatgtgagatgacgagtacttatgcgccgccaatttacctgtttttccctgttttctcccatttttcttatattgtctctttcctatgcctaattgttacgtgtttagactagtgttgttaaattgatcgttcttatcatgattACGGATTCTCTGGtcataattgagtatttatttcaaagttgagattgatattgtggaaccaaatgttgaagtaaggcttgtacttgttattctatctccttgtcGTTACTTatacattgcattatggtaagggagagtgttaatgcacgaagggtgatgccgtgccatattgtgagtgtaaaagcacgaaggtgatgtcgtgccatattgtgaatgtaaaagcacgaagggtgatgtcgtgttatattgtgagtgttaatgcacgaagggtgatgtcgtgccatattccgagtgtaaaagcacgaagggtgatgtcgtgccatgatatgagagttaatgcacgaagggtgatgtcgtgccgtttctattgattttatggtgagattgagagtaaaagcacgaagggtgatgccgtgcatatttttttctttactgtattagTTGTTTCTGTTGATTagtagtatattggttgttccaattatcattctgttgtagttccttATCTCGTATTCCCCCCAGCATGTTTTTCCCCTCCCGATACTTCCTGTCTTGCtattcattactgttatttgtatatacactgttaaattatacaggttgatttgtaggtgtcttgccttaacctcgtcactgcttcgtcgaggttaggctcgacacttaccagtatatggggtcggttgtactgatactgtactctgcactttctgtgcagattttagtaccggctcgggttgatcgagatttttgctattggactactattcggagactcaaggtagatctgtcggcgtccacagaccttgaagtccctatctatcttttttgttctactgcTTCTTTTATTcatacagttgtatttctttcagactattacttgtagtaaattctagaatgctcgtgaattgtgactctagatccgggtggtagtaattaatacagtttttatattatttcgcacttattatatttcatcttagctaattattgttatttactaaatggaaataaggatttggtttaatgattctgtaacgttggcttgcctagcaagtaaaatattaggcgccatcagggttccgacggtgggaatttcgggtcgtgacattacggggttacaccaaggatctgcgctcagcccgttcttattttCCCTGGCGATGGACgcactgacacaccatattcaagggcaGGTGCCATGGAGTATGTTGttcgctgatgatatagttctgattgatgagatacGAGGCGGCGTTAACGAGAGACTGGAGGTATGGAGGCAGGCCCTGAAGTCCAAAGGTTTCGAGTTGAGTAGGACCAAGAtggaatatttggagtgtaagttcgGCGATATGTCGGGGGAAGCGAATATGGAAGTGCGGCTggattcacaagtcatccctaagagagagAGTTTTAAGTACCTAGGGTCTATTATCCAGGGAGATGGGGAGATCGACGGGGATGTAACGCACCGTAtcggggtggggtggat containing:
- the LOC104087941 gene encoding very-long-chain 3-oxoacyl-CoA reductase 1, with translation METCIYHQLKSQPFWLLFLLSLGSLKILCFSIIFLKWVYVNFLRPGKNLKKYGSWALVTGPTDGIGKGFAFQLARKGLNLVLVGRNPDKLKDVSDSIKAKYGQIQIKSVVVDFSGDLDEGVKKIKETIEGLDVGVLINNVGVSYPYARFFHEVDDKLLADLIKVNVEGTTKVTQAVLPGMLKRKKGAIVNIGSGAAIVIPSDPLYAVYAATKAYVDQFSRCLYVEYKKSGIDVQCQVPLYVATKMASIKRSSFFVPSTDGYARAGLRWIGYEPRCTPYWPHSLLWGLIYSLPESIVDAWRLKFCMGIRKRGQMKDSRKKE